DNA sequence from the Synergistaceae bacterium genome:
CATCACGCAGGAACACTTTTTCCTGAACTACGGCCGCCTGATGTTTCATTATCTCAACCTTCATCAGCTTGTCCGCCGCAACCGCCCCGAAAGGCACGACAGTTTCATTCAGCCCGAACCCTATCAGCGAAATCAGTATTGACGCAAAGAACACAGGCCGCAATATTCGTGTGAACGGAATCCCAAGCGACTTCAGCGCAATAATCTCGCTTCCTCCGTTTAGCGTTGACATTCCCAAGAGGGTCGACAGAAGAGACGACATCGGAATAGTCATCACTACAACTTCCGGCAGACGGTAAAAGAACAGGCGCGTTACAACTCCGAGCGAGACTCCCTGCTCAATGATGAGTTTTGCCGCCTGAAACAATAAATCTCCCGCTACAAATATCAGGACAAATATCAATATCCCGAACATGAAAGGCCCTGTGCAGGCTCCCAGTATTAATTTGTTCAGTAAACTTCTTCTCATTGTGATAATGCGTTGGCAGAATATTTCCGCGTCATTTGCTGTGTTAATTTGTCTACAAGATCCTGCGCTGACGGAAGGTTAGTCCCGCCCTCGTATGTCTCTGAGACACTGAGCACCGTAACATGAAGGAACTCCTCAAACGTAGGGCATAAAGCATTTGTGATTGACGACAGCCGCTCTATTATCCCGTCAACCATCTGATACGGGCATTCCGACAGCACCGCGATAATCTGAAATTCCCCGGCCTGTATCACCGTGTCAGACTGCCGGATGTCCTTCATGACCCTCGCGCAGTAAGCCCGGAAAGGATTAACATACTTGTCCATGTTGTCATCGGGCAATAACTGCGGGAACACAAGACGAATCATAAACGCGCTCAAAGGATGGTTATATCTCCCGGAGCGGTAAAGCTCATCGGAGATTCTCGCCATTCCGTATGAGTATGTATGCAGCTGCGTATCAGGGTCAATAAATTCGACAGGCCCGGAAGATTCGTTATTGCTGTCAGAATTTCCCGCCGGAAGAGTCTTAGGTCTCAGGATAAAGCAGAAGCGTTTTCCGTCATCTATGCTCTTGCGCTCAATGTCCCAAATTTTTCCGTTGATTTCGGCTGTTGTTGACACGGGGCTGAACCACTCCGATATATTTTTCCCGACTGAGGCCATCCGCGAAATGTCAAGAACGTCAAGCATGTCTTCCGTGAGATTCAGAATCGCTCCTGTGTTATCTGTAACCGCGAAATTTATCGGGATTCTCTTCACGTCATTTTCGACTTCAACCGGGATAATTTTGTTGCGCTCGTTCTCTTCCTGATTGTACGCCACGACAAGAGCCGCCGCCCCGCATACCGCGATAATCACGCCAAGCCACTGGAACATCCTCGCCCCGTAAGTTATCGCCATAGGGCATAGCAGAGTCCCCTGCGCCAGTGCCTGAAGGGATATTAGCCCGACATTGAAGCCGTGAATGATGAACAGCCCGTAAAGTATGCTCATGATGACAAACAGAAGCCACACTAGCCCCCATATAGCTAGGTCAACTTCTCCGACAATGCTCCCGGCTCCCATTGCACGAGCTACCATTATGGTAAGTATTGCGACAACGGGAGGGATTGTTATCCATTTGACAAAATTATTCTGTCCCATTACTTGTATTGCAGCTCCTCCCCTGAAGGATAACTCAATGTGTAGTCCACAATTATCGGCGCAGTTTCTCCGGCGGGAATATCAATCTCCCAAGTGAGGCGGTTTTCTTTGTCGCGTGATTTCTCTTTAGGCTCAATGCGTTTCACCTCAAGTTTGATTGTCTCGTCTGTCGGGACTGGGAGTCGGTCTCTGATTGTTACGGTCTGAGGATTCTTTGTGCCGTTTGTGATTTCTATCTTGTAGCCGCTTGTGAATACCCCGTTGAACCAGTGAACACCCGTTTTCCCTATGAGACGCTCTTTCTTTGCCGTAATCTGATCCGCATAGCCGAACGGGATTCGCCTCTGCCCTTTTCCGTATTCGTCAAGATAAATTTTCCCGGAGGAATAGCCGTCAACCCTCAAATCAGCCTCGCCCGGTATCAAATGCTCGTTGCCCTCGTCCATGCTGGCTATTATCCATGCGTTTTCGCGCTGTTCGGGAATTAGTATCAGCTCAACTTTTGCCGACAGTGTGAAATTCTCCCCGGTTGCGTCGAGTCCTTTCTCGGTTCCGTCTCCTGTGAGAGTCCCTTCAGCGGTGATTGTCCTGTCCGCGAGGGTCTCATTAACGGCGGGGGCTTTAGGGGCGGCTTCTTCTTCGGGCATTGCGTCTGCGGCCATGTACATATCTGCTTCAGGCTCTGCGGCATTTCTTGCGGATTTGAATTGCCTGTTGTTTCGCGAGAGCCTTATGCCTGACATTGACGCGATAACCTGCTCTTTCGGCTTTATTCCGACTTGCAGCGGGGAAATTTCCGGGAAGGAGATTCGCTCGTCAGGTGTCTTTGTGTGGAACGTAATTTTTCCCGTGAAGGTCAGCCCGGTTCTCTGGTACGCCGCTATATACATTCCCGCCGTGATTTTCCCTGTGAGCGTGTCAAGATCGAGAGTGTAGCCCGGCCGCCATGAAGCCGAATCCGTGAACGCCTCAAAGTATACTGTGCCTTTTGCCTGCCCTGTGATTTCCGTGAAACTCGTATCGCCCGCAGGCTTTCTGCTCTGTAGCTCCATGTTCAGCATACGTAATTTTTCCTGCTCCTGCGTGAGGTTGAGTCTTACGGCTGAAAGCTCGTTCTCTGTCTCAAGCCTGAGTTCCTGCGCTTGCTGAATGTAACGCAATAACGCTTCCGGCTGTGATTTTTCGGGGGCTGAATTTTTGAGGAGTGATAATGTCTGCTCAAGTGCCGCCCTGCGTGTGTTGAGTCCGTTGACAAGTGCTGACTGCTCATCGGCCTGACGCTTTAACGGCAGAAGCTCCGGGGGAATCCACTGCGGCCGGGAATATCCCGTGATGTGAATATCCCCGTGAACGTCTCCGGGGTTAAGCAGGCGTATTGAGTCCTTTCGGAATGCTCCGGGAATGAGTACCCTGAAATTTCCGGCGGTGTCTTCAGGCTCTGCGGTGAATGTGAATCTCGCGCCGGAGGGAAAGAAGTCGACAGCCGAAATTTTTGCGGTGAAATTTTCCGGAGCCTCAAGAGCTGAGGAAGTGCCGTGCGGAAAAATTAACAGCGATAAGATGAAGACCAGCGGAAAAATAAAAGCCTTCATGAGAATGAGTATATCCCCTTTCAATATGTGTGTATTGCCGTGAATTTCAATTATTATAATGTATAATACAGAATATTTTGCGCCGGGTGAACTTGACAGGCGTGAAGAATTTTTGCTGTCAAATATTCTGGCTGTGAAAATAAAAAGTATAATAGGTGTAAAATTAATTTGATGGGGCGAAAGATTTTAACAGCCGTATGTTGAGTCAGGAAGACGGCAGACGGCCTTACCTCGCAGAAATTATCACATAAAAATAAATATCATGAAGCATATCGACGGAGCGAGAAAAATAAATTATCTGACCGGGAGGCTTATATATTAAATGGAGCGTCTGCTAATAGATTTTTCACAGGTTTACGGGCAAAACGGAACACAAAGAGCCGCAAGAAGTGTATACAGCACCTACACAGATAACACAAGGCAGAAAGAAACTCCGTCAGTATCATTTGAAGATATGCTATCGGACTCAATCAAGAAAGTAAATTCCCTCCAGCTTGAAGCGGAGAAGAAAGTCCGAGATCTTGCCATAGGAGACGCTGAAGACATTTCAGAAGTTGTGCTTGCCTCCTCTAGGGCTGACACGGCACTGCGTCTTGTCATGGAGATACGCAACAAGTTTCTTGACGCATATCAGGCACTTTCACGGATTACAGGCTAATAGATTATGGACAGTTTAAGACGCTGGTTCGCCTCGTTCCTTACGTTTTGGGCTGGGCTTAAACTCTGGCAGAGAGCGTCAATAGTCCTTGCTGTATTCGTTGTGCTAGGCGGACTCGGCGCGCTGATCTTCATGACGGGCAGCACGACATATGAGCCGCTTTACGCCGGACTCGATGTATCAGACCAGGCCGCAATAGTCGA
Encoded proteins:
- a CDS encoding DUF4139 domain-containing protein; the encoded protein is MKAFIFPLVFILSLLIFPHGTSSALEAPENFTAKISAVDFFPSGARFTFTAEPEDTAGNFRVLIPGAFRKDSIRLLNPGDVHGDIHITGYSRPQWIPPELLPLKRQADEQSALVNGLNTRRAALEQTLSLLKNSAPEKSQPEALLRYIQQAQELRLETENELSAVRLNLTQEQEKLRMLNMELQSRKPAGDTSFTEITGQAKGTVYFEAFTDSASWRPGYTLDLDTLTGKITAGMYIAAYQRTGLTFTGKITFHTKTPDERISFPEISPLQVGIKPKEQVIASMSGIRLSRNNRQFKSARNAAEPEADMYMAADAMPEEEAAPKAPAVNETLADRTITAEGTLTGDGTEKGLDATGENFTLSAKVELILIPEQRENAWIIASMDEGNEHLIPGEADLRVDGYSSGKIYLDEYGKGQRRIPFGYADQITAKKERLIGKTGVHWFNGVFTSGYKIEITNGTKNPQTVTIRDRLPVPTDETIKLEVKRIEPKEKSRDKENRLTWEIDIPAGETAPIIVDYTLSYPSGEELQYK
- the fliE gene encoding flagellar hook-basal body complex protein FliE, with the translated sequence MERLLIDFSQVYGQNGTQRAARSVYSTYTDNTRQKETPSVSFEDMLSDSIKKVNSLQLEAEKKVRDLAIGDAEDISEVVLASSRADTALRLVMEIRNKFLDAYQALSRITG